One genomic window of Camelina sativa cultivar DH55 chromosome 5, Cs, whole genome shotgun sequence includes the following:
- the LOC104785212 gene encoding ABC transporter A family member 1-like: MGTWRRQLKAMLRKNWLLKTRHPFVTSAEIFLPTVVMLLLIAVRTQVDTRIHPARSNLEKDTVVEVGKGISPSFPEILKLLVAKGEYLAFAPDTDETKNMIDILSLKFPELPLVTKIFKDDLELESYITSVDYGVCSQLRNCSNPKIKGAVVFHEQGPHSFDYSIRLNHTWAFAGFPNVKSIMDTNGPYINDLEMGINSIPTMQYSFSGFLTLQQVVDSFIIFASQQNLDLPLSHSNFGSAIRFELPWTLFSPSVIRMVPFPTREYTDDEFQSIVKSVMGLLYLLGFLFPISRLISYSVFEKEQKIREGLYMMGLKDEIFHLSWFITYALQFALCSGIITACTMGSLFKYSDTTLVFTYFFLFGVSAIMLSFMISTFFTRAKTAVAVGTLAFLGAFFPYYTVNDESVSMVLKVVASLLSPTAFALGSINFADYERAHVGLRWSNIWRASSGVSFFVCLLMMLLDSILYCALGLYLDKVLPRENGVRYPWNFIFSKCFGRKKKDFQNPIPDPETSMFAGNIEVTQGEPFDPVIESISLEMRQQELDGRCIQVRNLHKVYASRRGNCCAVNSLQLTLYENQILSLLGHNGAGKSTTISMLVGLLPPTSGDALIFGNSIITNMDEIRKELGVCPQHDILFPELTVREHLEMFAVLKGVEEESLNSTVVDMAEEVGLSDKISTLVRALSGGMKRKLSLGIALIGNSKVIILDEPTSGMDPYSMRLTWQLIKKIKKGRIILLTTHSMDEAEELGDRIGIMANGSLKCCGSSIFLKHHYGVGYTLTLVKTSPAVSVAARIVHRHIPSATCVSEVGNEISFKLPLASLPCFENMFREIESCMKNSVDRSKISEIDGSDYPGIQSYGISVTTLEEVFLRVAGCNLDIEEKQEEIFVSPDTKASLLCIGSDQKSIMQPKLLSSCNEGAGVIITSVAKACRLIVAAVWTFIGFISMQCCGCSIISRSMFWRHCKALFIKRARSAYRDRKTVAFQFIIPAVFLLFGLLFLQLKPHPDQKSITLTTAYFNPLLSGNGGGGPIPFDLSEPIAKEVAQYIEGGWIQPLRNTSYQFPNPKEALADAIDAAGPTLGPTLLSMSEYLMSSFDQSYQSRYGAILMDGQHPDGSLGYTVLHNGTCQHAGPIYINVMHASILRLATGNKNMTIQTRNHPLPPTKTQHIQRHDLDAFSAAIIVNIAFSFIPASFAVPIVKEREVKAKHQQLISGVSVLSYWLSTYIWDFISFLFPSTFAMILFYAFGLEQFIGIGRFLPTIIMLLEYGLAIASSTYCLTFFFTEHSMAQNVILMVHFFSGLILMVISFVMGLIPATASANLYLKNFFRLSPGFCFSDGLASLALLRQGIKDKSSHGVFEWNVTGASICYLGLESIFYFLVTLALELVPVQKVMSFSIGEWWQNFKAFKQGAGSSYTEPLLKDSTGAVSADMEDDIDVQEERDRVMSGLTDNTMLYLQNLRKVYPGGKHQSPKVAVQSLTFSVQAGECFGFLGTNGAGKTTTLSMLSGEETPTSGTAFVFGKDIVASPKSIRQHIGYCPQFDALFEYLTVKEHLELYARIKGVVDHRIDNVVMEKLVEFDLLKHSHKPSFTLSGGNKRKLSVAIAMIGDPPIVILDEPSTGMDPVAKRFMWDVISRLSTRSGKTAVILTTHSMNEAQALCTRIGIMVGGRLRCIGSPQHLKTRYGNHLELEVKPNEVSTVELENFCQMIQQWLFNVPTQPRSLLGDLEVCIGVSDSITPDTASASEISLSPEMVQSIAKFLGNEQRVSTLVPPMPEENVRLDDQLSEQLFRDGGIPLPIFAEWWLTKEKFSALDCFIQSSFPGATFKSCNGLSIKYQLPFGEGGLSLADAFGHLERNRNRLGIAEYSISQSTLETIFNHFAANS; the protein is encoded by the exons ATGGGTACTTGGAGGAGACAATTGAAGGCCATGCTCCGTAAGAATTGGCTCCTCAAAACTCGTCATCCCTTCGTTACTTCAGCtgag ATATTTCTTCCGACTGTtgtaatgttgttgttgatagCCGTGAGGACACAAGTTGACACCAGAATTCACCCTGCTCGCTC GAACTTGGAGAAAGATACGGTCGTGGAAGTGGGCAAAGGCATCTCTCCTAGTTTCCCTGAAATCTTGAAGCTTTTGGTTGCTAAAGGGGAATATCTAGCTTTTGCACCTGACACTGATGAAACCAAGAACATGATCGACATTTTGTCTCTTAAGTTCCCGGAACTGCCG CTAgttactaaaatttttaaagatgaCCTAGAGCTTGAAAGTTATATAACCTCTGTGGATTATGGTGTCTGCAGCCAATTGAG GAACTGTTcgaatccaaaaataaaaggaGCAGTGGTATTCCATGAACAAGGACCTCATTCGTTTGATTATAGCATCCGCTTGAACCACACATGGGCATTCGCAGGGTTCCCTAATGTCAAGTCGATCATGGACACAAATGGACCTTATATCAATGATCTGGAAATGGGGATTAATTCCATACCAACAATGCAGTACAGCTTCAGCGGATTCTTAACT CTTCAGCAGGTGGTAGACTCTTTCATTATATTTGCTTCTCAGCAAAATCTCGACTTGCCATTATCACATTCAAATTTTGGTTCAGCTATACGCTTTGAGCTGCCATGGACTCTGTTTAGCCCCTCAGTGATACGAATGGTTCCATTTCCAACCCGCGAATACACTGATGATGAGTTTCAATCTATTGTCAAAAGCGTAATGGGATTGTT GTACCTTCTGGGATTTCTGTTTCCAATCTCCCGGCTTATCAGCTACTCTGTCTTCGAGAag GAACAGAAAATAAGAGAAGGACTTTACATGATGGGCTTGAAGGATGAGATATTTCATTTGTCTTGGTTTATCACTTATGCATTGCAG TTCGCATTGTGCTCTGGGATTATCACAGCTTGTACGATGGGAAGTCTCTTTAAGTATAGTGATACGACACTAGTCTTCAcatacttctttttatttgggGTCAGCGCAATCATGCTCTCATTTATGATATCAACATTTTTCACTCGAGCAAAGACAGCTGTGGCAGTTGGGACCCTAGCCTTTCTCGGAGCCTTCTTCCCTTACTACACTGTAAACGATGAATCTGTCTCCAT GGTATTGAAGGTAGTTGCTTCTTTGCTTTCGCCTACTGCATTTGCTCTCGGGTCAATCAACTTTGCTGATTATGAGCGTGCACATGTTGGACTACGTTGGAGCAATATATGGCGG GCATCGTCTGGAGTAAGTTTTTTTGTCTGCCTCTTAATGATGTTACTCGACTCTATTCTTTACTGTGCACTTGGTCTTTATCTGGACAAG GTCCTCCCCAGGGAAAATGGTGTGCGGTACCCATGGAACTTCATCTTCAGCAAGTGTtttgggagaaagaaaaaagacttCCAAAATCCCATTCCAGATCCCGAAACTAGTATGTTTGCGGGGAATATAGAGGTTACTCAGGGAGAGCCTTTTGATCCTGTTATTGAATCAATAAGCCTGGAAATGAGGCAACAAGAGCTTGACGGGAG GTGCATACAAGTTAGAAATCTGCATAAGGTCTATGCCTCAAGAAGGGGAAATTGTTGTGCAGTTAATTCATTGCAACTTACACTGTACGAGAACCAGATACTTTCACTTCTGG GACATAATGGAGCCGGTAAAAGCACAACAATATCAATGCTTGTTGGCCTTCTTCCCCCAACGTCTGGAGATGCCCTGATATTTGGAAACAGTATTATAACAAACATG GATGAGATACGGAAAGAACTAGGTGTTTGCCCTCAGCATGACATCCTCTTTCCAGAACTGACA GTTAGAGAACACTTGGAGATGTTTGCGGTTCTTAAAGGTGTTGAAGAAGAATCCTTGAACAGCACAGTTGTTGATATGGCGGAGGAA GTGGGATTGTCTGATAAAATTAGTACACTTGTACGGGCACTTTCCGGAGGCATGAAGAGGAAATTGTCACTTGGAATCGCATTGATAGGTAACAGTAAG GTGATCATTCTCGATGAACCAACCAGTGGAATGGATCCGTACTCAATGCGTCTTACATGGcagttaattaagaaaattaaaaagggTAGAATAATATTGTTGACAACACATTCCATGGATGAAGCTGAAGAACTTGGAGATCGGATAGGAATCATGGCTAACGGGTCTCTTAAGTGTTGTGGCAG TTCGATTTTCCTGAAGCATCACTATGGGGTTGGGTACACTCTTACGCTTGTAAAG ACTTCTCCTGCTGTCTCTGTTGCCGCACGTATAGTTCATCGTCACATTCCATCAGCAACCTGTGTGAGTGAG GTGGGAAACGAAATTTCTTTCAAGCTTCCTTTGGCTTCCTTGCCTTGTTTTGAAAACATGTTCAGAGAAATCGAAAGTTGCATGAAGAATTCTGTTGACAGATCTAAGATTAGTGAGATTGATGGCTCAGATTATCCTGGTATTCAGAGTTATGGTATATCTGTCACGACACTTGAAGAGGTGTTTCTGAGAGTTGCTGGTTGTAACTTAGATATCGAGGAGAAGCAGGAGGAGATATTTGTCTCTCCTGATACCAAGGCTTCTCTGTTATGCATTGGATCTGATCAGAAAAGTATTATGCAACCTAAGTTGCTATCAAGTTGTAATGAGGGCGCTGGAGTTATAATTACCTCAGTTGCAAAAGCTTGCAGATTAATAGTTGCTGCAGTTTGGACTTTCATTGGATTCATCAGCATGCAATGTTGTGGTTGTTCCATTATATCTAGGTCAATGTTTTGGCGGCATTGCAAAGCATTGTTTATAAAAAGAGCAAGATCTGCTTACAGAGACCGCAAAACAGTGGCATTCCAGTTCATCATCCCAGCAGTTTTCTTGCTTTTTggccttctttttcttcagctCAAGCCACATCCTGATCAGAAATCCATAACTTTGACAACTGCATATTTTAATCCTCTCCTGAGCGGCAACGGTGGTGGTGGTCCGATTCCTTTTGATCTGTCTGAGCCAATTGCCAAAGAG GTTGCACAATATATCGAAGGAGGCTGGATTCAGCCCTTGAGGAATACTTCATATCAATTTCCTAATCCAAAAGAGGCATTGGCTGATGCAATTGATGCAGCAGGTCCCACGTTGGGGCCCACCCTGCTTTCAATGAGCGAATATCTGATGTCTAGTTTTGATCAGTCCTACCAGTCAAG GTATGGGGCAATTTTAATGGATGGCCAGCATCCAGATGGAAGTTTAGGATACACCGTGTTACACAATGGTACTTGTCAGCATGCTGGTCCAATCTACATCAATGTTATGCATGCTTCGATTCTCCGACTTGCTACGGGTAACAAGAATATGACAATTCAAACCCGAAACCATCCTTTGCCCCCAACAAAAACTCAGCACATACAGCGTCAT GATTTGGATGCCTTTTCCGCTGCAATTATTGTTAACATTGCGTTCTCATTCATCCCGGCCTCCTTTGCTGTTCCAATTGTTAAG gAGCGGGAGGTGAAAGCAAAGCATCAACAGCTTATTAGTGGG GTTTCTGTTCTTTCATACTGGTTATCAACATACATATGGGATTTCATCAGTTTCTTATTTCCGTCAACATTTGCAATGATCCTCTTCTATGCTTTTG GTCTGGAACAATTTATTGGAATAGGTCGGTTTCTTCCGACTATCATTATGCTCCTGGAGTATGGCTTGGCAATTGCATCATCAACATACTGTCTTACGTTTTTCTTCACCGAGCATAGCATGGCTCAG AATGTTATTCTTATGGTCCACTTCTTCTCTGGTCTTATCCTTATGGTTATCTCATTTGTTATGGGCCTTATTCCAGCAACTGCTAGTGCAAATTTATATCTGAAG AACTTCTTCAGATTATCGCCAGGATTTTGCTTCTCTGATGGATTGGCTTCATTAGCACTTCTAAGGCAGGGAATCAAAGACAAATCTAGTCATGGGGTGTTCGAATGGAATGTCACTGGAGCGTCCATCTGTTACCTGGGTTTGGAG AGTATATTCTACTTCCTTGTGACGCTTGCGCTTGAGCTCGTGCCTGTCCAAAAGGTGATGTCGTTCTCAATTGGGGAGTGGTGGCAGAATTTCAAAGCTTTCAAGCAAGGTGCTGGTTCTAGTTATACAGAGCCACTTCTCAAGGATTCGACTGGAGCCGTTTCCGCTGATATGGAGGATGACATAGACGTGCAAGAGGAAAGAGACAGGGTGATGTCGGGGTTGACAGACAACACCATGCTCTACTTACAGAACCTGAGGAAG GTATATCCTGGTGGCAAACATCAGAGCCCAAAAGTAGCTGTACAGTCTTTGACTTTCTCGGTCCAAGCAGGAGAATGTTTTGGCTTTTTAGGGACGAATGGAGCTGGGAAGACTACTACCTTGTCTATGTTATCTG GAGAAGAAACCCCAACTAGTGGAACTGCCTTCGTCTTTGGCAAAGACATAGTAGCGAGTCCCAAATCTATCCGTCAGCAT ATTGGCTACTGCCCCCAGTTTGATGCTTTATTCGAGTATTTGACTGTGAAGGAGCACCTTGAACTATATGCAAGGATCAAAGGAGTAGTTGATCATAGAATTGATAAT GTGGTTATGGAAAAGTTAGTCGAGTTTGACTTGTTAAAACATTCGCACAAGCCATCCTTCACGCTTAGCGGCGGAAACAAGCGCAAACTATCCGTTGCTATTGCAATGATTGGAGATCCTCCTATTGTCATCCTCGATGAACCATCTACAG GTATGGATCCTGTTGCCAAAAGATTCATGTGGGATGTGATATCCCGCTTGTCGACAAGGAGTGGAAAGACAGCGGTCATTCTGACTACTCATAGCATGAATGAAGCTCAAGCACTTTGCACTAGGATCGGGATCATG GTAGGAGGCCGCCTAAGATGCATAGGTAGTCCGCAACACTTAAAGACACGCTACGGAAACCACCTTGAGTTAGAG GTCAAACCCAACGAAGTCAGCACTGTGGAATTGGAGAACTTTTGCCAAATGATTCAGCAGTGGCTTTTTAACGTTCCTACGCAGCCTAGAAGTTTACTGGGCGATCTCGAAGTTTGTATAGGCGTCTCTGACTCTATTACTCCTGATACGGCTTCAGCATCAGAAATCAGTTTGTCTCCAGAAATGGTACAAAGCATTGCCAAGTTTCTTGGTAATGAGCAGAGAGTGAGTACTCTAGTACCTCCCATGCCTGAGGAAAATGTGCGACTCGATGACCAGTTATCAGAGCAGCTGTTTCGAGATG GTGGTATTCCACTTCCAATATTTGCCGAGTGGTGGCTAACCAAAGAAAAGTTTTCAGCCTTGGATTGTTTCATACAATCTTCGTTCCCCGGTGCAACATTCAAAAGCTGCAATGGACTGAGTATTAAGTACCAG TTGCCATTTGGAGAAGGAGGATTGTCACTTGCGGATGCATTTGGACACCTTGAAAGAAACCG GAATCGGTTGGGAATAGCTGAATACAGCATAAGTCAATCCACACTTGAGACCATATTCAATCATTTTGCAGCTAACTCATAA